The following coding sequences lie in one Scatophagus argus isolate fScaArg1 chromosome 9, fScaArg1.pri, whole genome shotgun sequence genomic window:
- the LOC124064804 gene encoding glycogen synthase kinase binding protein, which produces MPCRKENYIFLEQSVTVDSKEVDALVTRIGEALQLHNNNGGHQKTVSVSMSCLHGLTGSSAGGVKPAAIISGSAAAPAQRRNGCCMRLRNRGHRGSSRASPYNIPGSNGDQDWDQIKPWNKKRIGVEEDDPHRLLQELILSGNLIKEAVRRLQFSAADCGDFPKASDSVPCS; this is translated from the coding sequence ATGCCGTGTCGAAAGGAGAACTACATCTTCCTGGAGCAGTCCGTCACGGTGGACTCCAAAGAAGTGGACGCGCTGGTGACGAGAATCGGCGAGGCGCTGCAGCTCCACAACAATAACGGCGGCCACCAGAAGACTGTGTCCGTGTCCATGTCGTGCCTGCACGGGCTCACCGGCAGCAGCGCCGGCGGGGTCAAACCGGCGGCCATCATCAGCGGCAGCGCGGCAGCCCCGGCGCAGAGACGCAACGGCTGCTGCATGCGGCTCCGGAACCGGGGACACCGGGGAAGCAGCAGGGCAAGCCCGTATAACATCCCCGGGTCTAACGGCGACCAGGACTGGGACCAAATCAAACCATGGAACAAAAAGAGGATCGGCGTGGAAGAGGACGATCCGCACCGGTTGCTTCAGGAGTTAATTTTATCGGGGAACCTGATTAAAGAGGCCGTGAGGCGGCTGCAGTTCTCCGCCGCAGACTGTGGAGATTTCCCCAAAGCGTCGGACAGTGTGCCCTGCTCGTAA
- the LOC124064785 gene encoding tripartite motif-containing protein 16-like → MAQKGAQLDRETFSCSICLDLLKDPVTIPCGHSYCMNCINSFWDEDDEKTIHSCPQCRQTFIPRPVLVKSTMLADLVEQLKKTGLQAAPADHCYAGPEDVACDVCTGRKLKALKSCLVCLVSYCDKHLQPHYDVAQFKKHKLVEPTEKLQENICSRHDEVMKMFCRTDQQCICYLCSVDEHKGHDTVSAAAERTERQREVEVSLQNIQQRIQDRQKDLKVLQQEVEAISRSADKAVEDSEKIFTQLIRLMEKRSSDVKQQLRSQQQTEVSRVLELQEKLEQEITELKRKDAELKKLSHTEDHTQFLHNYPSLSALSESTHSSSINIRPLRHFEDVTAVVSELRDKLQDVLRDTWTNISEAEVDVLLSGPEHKTRADFLKYSHEITLDPNTAHTLLLLSEGNRKVTGMKQRQSYPDHPDRFTGWPQVLSRESLTGRCYWEVEWTGRRVCVAVAYKNISRAGRLTECVFGFNDKSWSLCCDTNSYVFCYNNIKTRVSGPQSSRVGVYLDHSAGILSFYSISETMTLLHRVQTTFTQPLHAGLWILDVGATAELIKLEQTEVI, encoded by the coding sequence ATGGCGCAGAAAGGAGCTCAGCTGGACCGGGAAACCTTCTCTTGTTCCATCTGTCTGGATCTACTGAAGGATCCGGTGACGATTCCCTGTGGACACAGCTACTGTATGAACTGTATTAACAGCTTCTGGGATGAAGACGATGAGAAGACAATCCACAGCTGCCCTCAGTGTAGGCAGACCTTCATACCGAGGCCTGTCCTGGTGAAGAGCACCATGTTAGCAGATTTagtggagcagctgaagaagactGGACTCCAAGCTGCTCCTGCTGATCACTGCTATGCTGGACCTGAAGATGTGGCCTGTGATGTCTGCACtgggagaaaactgaaagccCTCAAGTCCTGTCTGGTCTGTCTGGTCTCTTACTGTGACAAACACCTCCAGCCTCACTATGATGTGGCTCAGTTTaagaaacacaagctggtgGAGCCCACTGAGAAGCTCCAGGAGAACATCTGCTCTCGTCATGATgaggtgatgaagatgttctGCCGTACTGATCAGCAGTGTATCTGTTATCTCTGCTCTGTGGATGAACATAAAGGCCACGacacagtgtcagctgcagcagaaaggactgagaggcagagagaagtcGAGGTGAGTCtacaaaacatccagcagagaatccaggacagacagaaagacctgAAGGTGCTTcaacaggaggtggaggccatCAGTCGCTCTGCTGATaaagcagtggaggacagtgagaagatcttcactcagctgatccgtctcatggagaaaagaagctctgatgtgaagcagcagctcagatcccagcagcaaactgaagtgaGTCGAGTCTTGGAGcttcaggagaagctggagcaggagatcactgagctgaagaggaaagacgctgagctgaagaagctctcacacacagaggatcacacCCAGTTTCTACACAACTACCCCTCACTGTCAGCACTCAGTGAGTCCACACACTCATCCAGCATCAACATCCGTCCTCTGAGACACTTTGAGGATGTGACGGCTGTTGTGTCAGAGCTCAGAGACAAACTACAGGACGTCCTGAgggacacatggacaaacatcTCAGAGGCTGAAGTGGATGTTTTACTGTCAGGACCAGAGCACAAGACCAGAGCTGACTTCTTAAAGTATTCACATGAGATCACACTGGatccaaacacagcacacacactgctgttattATCTGAGGGGAACAGAAAAGTCACAGGAATGAAACAACGTCAGTCTTATCCTGATCACCCAGACAGATTCACTGGCTGGCCTCAGgtcctgagcagagagagtctGACTGGACGTtgttactgggaggtggagtggaCAGGGAGGAGAGTTTGTGTAGCAGTCGCATACAAGAACATCAGCAGAGCAGGGAGGTTGACTGAATGTGTATTTGGATTCAATGACAAATCCTGGTCGTTATGTTGTGACACAAACAGTTATGTGTTTTGTTACAACAATATCAAAACTCGTGTCTCAGGTCCTCAGTCCTCCAGAGTAGGAGTGTACCTGGATCACAGTGCAGGtattctgtccttctacagcatctctgaaaccatgactctcctccacagagtccagaccacATTCACTCAGCCTCTCCATGCTGGACTTTGGATTTTGGATGTTGGAGCCACTGCTGAGTTGATTAAACTGGAACAGACAGAAGTCATTTGA